GTTTCCTGTTGCATCTTGTATTGCAATCGTGTCAAAAATCTGAATATTCTTCATCGTTTCAAACTGTTACCTCGTTCTGTGGGCGATGGCACATTCGGTGCTTGGAAAGATGCATACAAAACGGCCATTTTATCCGTTCATCCAAGGCCCTGACCGGCGCGGATCGATTCCGGATCTTGCCGAACAGGGGATCGCAGTTGATCAAAACGGTGCATGGAGGCTTTCGCCGGTGGCATCGCAACCCCCCGCCAAAACCATTCTCGTGGTGGAAGACGAACCGGACATGAGCATCTTTTTGTCCAACCTGCTCAGCGCCAACGGGTTTTGTCCGATCTGTGCGACCTCGAAAGAAGACGGGCTCAAAAAAGCGAAAGACGCCTGCCCCGACCTGATCATCATGAACGCCATGCTGCCCGGCGAGTCGGGCATCCGCTTCTACCAGATTTTACGAACCAGCGACCACCTGTGTCATATCCCGGTAATCATGCTTTCCACCCTGGACTCGAGCACCTTCTACCGCTGTCCGGGAGCCAAGCGGTCACTCACGGGCCGGCCGATTCCCGAAGCCGAGGCCTACCTGCAGAAACCGCCGGAAGCCGAGGAACTGCTGGGAATCGTCAACCGGCTTTGTATGGGGAAGTGTTAAGTTTTTATCTTCAGGGAGCCATCGTATGACCATCAAAATCGGATTCTACATCTGCCATTGCGGAATCAACATCGCCCACAAGGTCCGGGTCACCGAGGTGGCCGACTTCGCCCGCGGCCTGAAAAACGTCGTCGTCTCCCGCGATTACAAATTCATGTGCTCCGATCCCGGCCAGGAGATGATCGAGGAGGATATCCGCACTTACGGCCTCAACCGCGTCGTGGTGGCCTCCTGCTCGCCCCGCCTGCACGAAAAGACCTTCCAGGGCGCCTGCCAGCGGGCGGGCCTGAATCCCTACCTTTTTCAGATGGCCTCGGTGCGCGAACAGGTTTCCTGGGTCACCAAAGATGAAGACGAGGCCACCCGCAAGGCCAAGACCCTGGCCGCCGGCGCCATCAACCGGGTCAATTTTCACCAGATGCTGGAAACGCGCACCGTGGATGTCCACCCCGATGTGATGGTGGTGGGCGGCGGCATCGCCGGCATGCAGGCGGCCCTGGACATCGGCAACGCCGGCCTCACGGTCTACCTGGTCGAGCGCCAGACCACCGTGGGCGGCCACATGCTCCAGTTCGACAAAACCTTTCCCACCCTGGACTGCGCGGCCTGCATCGGCACGCCCAAGATGGTGGAGGTGGCCCAGAATCCCAACATCAAACTGCTCACCTACAGCGAAGTCACCGATGTGTCCGGCTACATCGGCAACTACCAGGTCA
This window of the uncultured Desulfosarcina sp. genome carries:
- a CDS encoding response regulator, encoding MASQPPAKTILVVEDEPDMSIFLSNLLSANGFCPICATSKEDGLKKAKDACPDLIIMNAMLPGESGIRFYQILRTSDHLCHIPVIMLSTLDSSTFYRCPGAKRSLTGRPIPEAEAYLQKPPEAEELLGIVNRLCMGKC